Below is a genomic region from Hyalangium gracile.
CCAGCAGCGCCGCGGGCGCCAGCTCGCGCGTGGCCTGCTCGTACTGGCCCTGCGTCAGCGTGTACAGCCCATGCCCCGTCCCCGCCGCCAGGTGGCAGAAGCCCAGCGGCACGCCGAAGGTCAGGTGATCGAAGAAGCCCACCACCTGGTTGCCTGGAGCCAGACGCGCTTCGGTGAGGGTCCGCTCTGTCTCGTCAAAGGCCTCCTGGTAGGGCGGTGGCAGGTGGGCTCGCGTACCGTACACGCCGCTACCGCGCGCCCCATCCACCACGGGAATGGTGGCGGCCACGTCGTCGACGGCGCGGATCAGGCCCCGCCCCACGTCGCTGGGCTGTTCGTCCCGGTCCGGGTAGTTCGAGAGCTGGAAGCCACGCCGCGCCAACGCCTCGCGCACCGCCTCCATCTGCCCCAGCGTCTGGTCCAATTGCTTGTCCCTGGCCAGCAGCACCAACAGCTCGTGCACCTCGTCATCGAAGGCGGTGTCGAACAGGAAGAGGGTGAGGGCGGCCCGCGAGATGACCCAGAAGCAGCTCATCCGCTTGGTGATGCAGCGCTGGAGAACCGAGCGCGTCTACGAAGACCTCAAGGGCGAGTTGGGCCTTGACCACTATGAAGGCCGCCGCTTCCCAGGTTGGCACCATCACGTCTCCGTGGCTCTGTGCTGCTACGCGTTCATCGTTGCCGAACGTGTGCGGCGTTTTCCCCCCTCGGCCCAAGGGACGGTTCAAGCCCACCCGCAGCTCCTCTCGGCCTGAGCGCCACTTCCACGACAGCTTCATTTCCGCGCGCCTCGCCATGGCTCGGGTGATCGCCACCTGGTTGCCTCGGTGCCCCACCTGCCATCGCTCCAACTCCCATCACTCCTCACGCAACCGACCAGGTCTCCCCCTTCACCCGGCGGGGCCCTGACGCAGTAGTGCTAGGGGCGCCTCTGACGGAGAGGTCTCCCAAGAAAGGTTGGCCGCTTTTGAGGCGCCCGTGCGTCTTCTCCCCGGAACCTCTCACCCGATATCGGCCCTCATGCCCCCTGGCCCCCGACTCGCCCTCCTGACCGCGCTCGCGGTGTTCGCTCCGCTCCTCGCGGCCGGCAACCTGCGCCCGCGCCAGCCCCGGGTGCTCCGGGGGCGCTGCCCGCTCCCGAGGCGGCGGCCGTGCCACCCGAGGCGCCTGCTCCCTCCCGCCTCGAGGGGACGGTGCGCTCCCGGGGGACACGCATGCCCCTGGCGGACGCGGCGCTCTTCGTGGATGGCGCCCCCGAGCCTGCCGCGCTCACCGATGCAGCGGGGCGCTTCTCCCTCGAGCTGCCCCCCGGGGAGCACCAGGTGGAGGTCCGCGCCGCCGGTCATGATCGGCATAGCGCATAAGTCTGACCGCCGGCAGAGTAGCCCGCTGGCGCGGTGGCGTGAGGCTTCCGGCTGTCCGGTGGCATCTGCGCGCCCTTTCGAGGCGCGCACCTATGCTGCTCACCGAGAGCGCGACGGCGCGCTCGTCGGGCGAGCTGGCCTGGAATCCCACTCGCTTAGATCGCGCCGCGTACCTCGGGGCGACTCCGGACGGGATTGCGCGTGGAGATCTTCCGTGTCGGGCGCCTCGCGTTGCCGCTCCGGGCTGAAGCGGCGGTAGGCCCGCCGTGAGCGACGCCGAGATGGAGCCCAAGCCCTTCAAACCACCACCACCCACCGCCCGAACCCGTGCCACCTCCGCCAGCCTTCGCTGCAATCCGCGATTCCAATCTCTTTGTTTCACTGCACAACCCACCACCGGAGCACATACAGACATGAAATCCTTCAAACAAGGCCCACCAAAAATGTTGATGAAACGCCGCGCTTTCCTCACTGGTGCGGCTGTACTTGGCGCCAGCACTGGATTGTCCGCGTCGGCCCTCACGTCATGCGCCCCCGGCGGCTCGGACATCTGGCTCCGTGACCAAGACCTGCCATTTATCGGGGCGGAGGAGACCTTTTCGACTCCCGAGTTGTTGATGCTGAACTCCATCAACGAGGAGCACATAGCGTTCCTTGAGGAGATAGGTCTTTCGGATCTAGGCGAGCGCCGCATAGGCGATATGGACGAGGGGGGGCTCAACGTTCAAATCCTCTCTGCGCACACGCCGTCAGTACAAAATGTCCCGGGCCAGGAGGGCATCGACTTTGCCTATCGTCTCAACCGGCAGCTTGTCGAAGGGCCAATGGCCCGTTATCCGGGCCGCTTCAAGGCTTTCGCAACCTTGCCCTTGCAGAGCCCGGAGGCGGCTGCGGACGAACTGGAACGCTCGGTTCGGGAAGACGGCTTCTTGGGCGCGCTGACCAACGGGCACATCGGGAAGAAATACCTCGACCATCCCGAGTTTGAGCCCGTTCTGGCGCGTGCCCAAGCTCTCGATGTGCCGATCTACCTGCATCCCGGCTATCCAGCCGACGAAATCTTCCAAATCTACTACAGCACGACACGGTCGGAATACACGACCGAGAACCAAGACTATATTTTCAGTGGGTCTGGATATGGCTGGCACCAGGAGGTGCTGACCCAATGCATCCGGATGATCACGTACGGGGTTTTCGACAGATTCCCCAATCTGAAGATCATCATCGGTCACATGGGCGAAGGCCTTCCGTTCTACTACGAGCGGATCGCCCGAGACATGGGCGAGCCGACCGAAAACTCGCTTCAGAAGCCCTTTGAGCAGTACTTCCAGGACAACTTCTGGTTCACAACCAGCGCGTTCTTCCAGGATGAACTGCTCCATCTCTTGCTGAAGTATATCAGTGTGGATCGAGTGATGTTCGCAACCGACTACCCCTTCGCAGGCATCAAAGAAGGGACCGACTGGTTCCGAGCAGTCGATCTTCCGCGTGAGGATAAGGAAAAGATAGCGTTCCGCAATGCCGAGCGACTGTTCGGCATAAATATCTGACACACCGGCTCCGCACCGCGGTATCCCGCCCGTTCTCGTGTCAACGGTGGCGCAACAGCAGTGACTTTGGCTGTACCGTGAAGGTAAAGCCAAAGCCATGGGCGATCACCTGAGGCCCGCTGGACCTCCCCGATTTGGTGGACAGTCGGTCTATGCAGCCCATCCCTCCGTGTGCCAAGGCTCCTCGCGCTCTCTTTGCTGTTGATACTCACTCTTCGGACTCGACGCCACATAGTCAGGCTTCCACAAACTCCTCGAAGGGTCCGTCACGAAGGCAGCAGGTGGCTACGAAGCTGTTCTGGCAGGGATCCAGCCCCAGGTGGCGCAGGGAGTCCTTGAGCACCTCAAAGGTGAAGCGGTCCCTCACCCGGCGCGCGTCTCCTCGTACCCAGCCGCCGAGGCGCCGGGTTCCGGCGCCGTCGCCAAGAGCGGCACGACCATCCAGGTGAGCAACGCGAGCGGCACCCGCCCATCTTGTCACGCGCCGTGTCCGGGCCGAGGGACATTCCTGGCGCTGGCGACTGCCGGCCGCAGGTCTCCCGAGCGCGCGGCAACAGGCCGGGGAGTCAACGGCGGAGACGATGCGTGTCCGGCGCCTGGGAAGGTGGCTGCCCCAGCGCCCGACGCGCGAGTGACGCCGTCGAGATCAGCACCAGCAGAGACAGACACCCCCAGAGTTCGCAAGACATACTCATGTGCCGATTCCCGAAAGGTGCACGCCAGGCCGTGCCGCCCCCGAACGAGACAGGCTCCAGGGAGCATGCCGAGCCGACGTCGGGAGAGTGGTTCCGAGGATGAAGACGCAGAAGTGCAGCAAAAGCGGCCAACATCCTTCGGATACTCGCTCCAGTCCCTGGTGCGGGGTTACGCCCCACCCAGGAGCTTGCGGTGGCCGGTTTTGAAGGGGCTGTGCGTCCTTTCCTTCAACGAGTATGCAGTGAGGAGTCATCACGGACAGATGGAGCACCCAGCGGATGGACGTCGAGGCCGCCTTTCGCATGTATTTCCCCCGCATCCGGGAGAAGTGTCGCCGCATGCTGCGCGATCCCGGAGATGCCGAGGACGTGGCCCAGGAGACCTTCATCCGCCTCTGGAAGGCGAACCTGCAGGGAGGCGATGCCCGTCGAGTCATCGCCTGGGTGTACCGAACCAGCTCGCGCCTGGCGCTGGATCGGCTTCGCCGGCAGCAGGCGGGCCCGGAGCGGGTCGTCGATGAGCTGCTGTGGAGCGTGCCGGAGGACTCCCACCCCGAGACACGCGCCGAGGATCGCCAGCGGCTCCTGCAGTTCGCGCAACACCTGCCGCAGGACGAGCTGGAGATGGTGCTGCTGAGCAGAATGGATCGCCTGACGTATGCGGAGATCGCCGAAGTCTCACAGGTCTCGGAGCGGACCGTGCGACGCACCCTGCGGCGCTTCGAGGACCGCGTGGAGCAACTTCGACAGGGGCTGGAGCCATGAACCCAAAGGTCGAACACCCGTCGTACCTGGAGCTGGACCGTGTCGGGCTGGGCCTGGCGTCCCCCGCCTCTCAAGAGCATGTGCGCCGGTGCGGTGAGTGCAGTGCCTATCTGGAGCGTCTGGTGCGCACGGAGCCCCTTCCGGCCTGGGTGCAGGTCCTGCGCGAGCCAGCGCCTCCCGCGAGGATGCGCGCCCCCTGGTGGCGATTGCTGCCGCCGCTGCTGGCGACGGGGGCGCTCGCGAGCGCGCTGCTCTGGCTGCTGCCCGCGAGGAACCCGCCGGAGCCTGCCGCTCCCTATGTCGGTGTGAAGGGCGTGCCCGCCGCCACCGTCTTCATCAAGCGCGGCGACCAGGTGCGCGAGTGGGACGGAGCGCGCCCGGTCCTCCCAGGCGACAGCCTTCGCCTGCGAGTGAGCGCCTCCGGCTACCGCCATGTGTGGGTGGGGACGCGCGCTCCTGGGAGCGATTGGATCCCCCTCTACGAGGGGCCGCTCGCCGAGGGCGAGACGCTGCTGCCGGCGAGCTGGCGCGTGAATGCCACCGGGGATGCCGAGGTGCTGACCCTCCTGGTGAGCCGCGATGGCCTGGAGGGTGCGGCGCTCGAGCGCGCCCTTGCCGATGCTCCGCAGGGTGCCGAAGCATGGCTCATGGAGCTGCGGCTGCCCAAGACACCCGGGCCCTGAGGCGGCGACGCGGCGCGTTGACGGTTCCCACCCTGTGCACGCACCGCCCTGTCCAGGTCCGATGGCGCCAGGGGCGCCTCTGACGGACATGGCTCCCGAGAAAGGTTGGCCGCTTTTGAGGCGCCCGTGCGTCTTCTCCCCGGAACCTCTCCGTGGGAGGACGGGACCCTCGAGGGCAGGCCCCCCCTTCGGGAGCTGGCGGAGCTTTCACTCTTTCCATGAGCCCACAGGGAGGCCATGTGTCGCGAGCCTGGAGGTCGAACGCGAGATGAGACCTGCTTCGCGAGGGAAGGCATGGCCCCGCGTCTGCCGACTGCTGCTCGTGCTCCCCCTGCTGTGGGGGACGGCGCACGCGACGGAGCGGGCCCCCGCGCGGGCCGCGGTGGTGGTGGGCGCGAACGCGGCGATGGGCAGGCGCGCCGCCCTGCGCTATGCGCACGAGGACGCGCGCAGGATGGCGGAGGTGCTCACCCAGCTTGGAGACTTTCCTGCCGAGCAGGTCCAGGTCCTGCTTGATCCCGACCCGGGCCAGGTGCTCTCGGTGCTCGATGCCCGGCTGAAGGAGCTGGGGCGGCTGCCAGGCGAGACCCTGCTGCTCTTCTACTACTCCGGCCACGCGGATCAGCACGCGCTCTACCCCGGGGGACGCGCGCTGCCCCTGGAGGCGCTGCGCCAGCGGCTGGCGGGGAGCGGGGCCACGGTGCGCCTGGGCATCATCGACGCCTGCCGCGGGGGGGGCTGGACCCAGGCCAAGGGGCTGGAGCAGGAACCGGCGCCCTTCGAGGTGAAGCTGCCGCTGGAGCTGCGCAGCGAGGGCTCGGCGCTCATCGCCTCCAGCTCCGGCCTGGAGAACGCGCACGAGGCCGAGGTGCTCGAGGGCTCCTTCTTCACCCATCACCTCGTCGCGGGGCTGCGCGGCGCGGCCGACCAGACGGGGGATGGCGAGGTCTCCCTCCAGGAGGCCTTCTCCTATGCCAAGGAGTTCACCGTGCGCGACACGGCGCTGCTGGGCAGGGGGCCGCAGCACCCCAGCTTCGACCTCAACCTGCGGGGCAGGGACGATCTGCCCCTGACCCGGGTGGATGCCTCCGGCAACCGGCTCGTGCTGCGCCAGACGAAGGGCCCCCTGCAGGTGATGCGCGCCTCCACGGGGACGCAGGTGCTGGAGATCCCCGAGGGCCGACGCACCTCATGGCTGGGACTGGGGCCGGGCAGGTACCTCATCGTTCGCAGAGAGGAGGGAGGGGAGACGTTCGCGCGAGAGGTGGTGCTGACCGCTGGGCAGACGCTGGTCGTGGACGAGAGCAGCCTCACGGGCGTGCCCTCCCCGGTGCTGGCGCGCAAGCTGCTGGACGTGGAACGGCCGCCACGGCGGCGGGTGCTGTCGGCGATGTTCGTCCCCATCTATGACAAGGATCGTCCGGCGCTGGGCATCGAGTTCGAGCACACCCTCGGCACCCGCTGGTCAATCGCTCCCAGCGCCAACATCTCGTTCGCCGGCGATTTCGGCACGGTGCTGGTCGGACGCTTCTTCATGTCCGGCCAAGCACCGGAGGGGTTCTTCCTCGGCCCGCTCTGCGCATTCCACCGGACGAAGACCGTCCATGAAGGCGCCATCTTTCACCGCAGCAACTTCATCCTGGGGGGAACGATCGGCTACGCGCACATCGTGGGCAGCCGGCTCCTCCTGTCAGCGAGCCTGAACACCGGCGCGACCATCCTGGATGGCGACGAGCTGGGCTTCTGGGAGTGGGTGAACACAGCGCACATGAGGGTCGGCTTCGCCTTCTGACGCAACGCACCCGGTCAGCCGAACGCCTCGGGTGGAGACGATCCGCGAGAAGCGCGGGATTTCGATCGCGCTGAGCGAGATCGCCCGGACCGCCGCGGCGCCTCAAGTCCTTTTCAATTCAAGGCGTTACCGCGCCAGACGAGCCGCAGTCACGCGAATCGCTGGCCCGCGTTTTCGGGAGATCGCTTCCATCCTCTGAAAGAGGAGCGCGCCACCCAA
It encodes:
- a CDS encoding carboxypeptidase-like regulatory domain-containing protein: MPPEAPAPSRLEGTVRSRGTRMPLADAALFVDGAPEPAALTDAAGRFSLELPPGEHQVEVRAAGHDRHSA
- a CDS encoding amidohydrolase family protein, with product MKSFKQGPPKMLMKRRAFLTGAAVLGASTGLSASALTSCAPGGSDIWLRDQDLPFIGAEETFSTPELLMLNSINEEHIAFLEEIGLSDLGERRIGDMDEGGLNVQILSAHTPSVQNVPGQEGIDFAYRLNRQLVEGPMARYPGRFKAFATLPLQSPEAAADELERSVREDGFLGALTNGHIGKKYLDHPEFEPVLARAQALDVPIYLHPGYPADEIFQIYYSTTRSEYTTENQDYIFSGSGYGWHQEVLTQCIRMITYGVFDRFPNLKIIIGHMGEGLPFYYERIARDMGEPTENSLQKPFEQYFQDNFWFTTSAFFQDELLHLLLKYISVDRVMFATDYPFAGIKEGTDWFRAVDLPREDKEKIAFRNAERLFGINI
- a CDS encoding RNA polymerase sigma factor produces the protein MDVEAAFRMYFPRIREKCRRMLRDPGDAEDVAQETFIRLWKANLQGGDARRVIAWVYRTSSRLALDRLRRQQAGPERVVDELLWSVPEDSHPETRAEDRQRLLQFAQHLPQDELEMVLLSRMDRLTYAEIAEVSQVSERTVRRTLRRFEDRVEQLRQGLEP
- a CDS encoding caspase family protein, producing MRPASRGKAWPRVCRLLLVLPLLWGTAHATERAPARAAVVVGANAAMGRRAALRYAHEDARRMAEVLTQLGDFPAEQVQVLLDPDPGQVLSVLDARLKELGRLPGETLLLFYYSGHADQHALYPGGRALPLEALRQRLAGSGATVRLGIIDACRGGGWTQAKGLEQEPAPFEVKLPLELRSEGSALIASSSGLENAHEAEVLEGSFFTHHLVAGLRGAADQTGDGEVSLQEAFSYAKEFTVRDTALLGRGPQHPSFDLNLRGRDDLPLTRVDASGNRLVLRQTKGPLQVMRASTGTQVLEIPEGRRTSWLGLGPGRYLIVRREEGGETFAREVVLTAGQTLVVDESSLTGVPSPVLARKLLDVERPPRRRVLSAMFVPIYDKDRPALGIEFEHTLGTRWSIAPSANISFAGDFGTVLVGRFFMSGQAPEGFFLGPLCAFHRTKTVHEGAIFHRSNFILGGTIGYAHIVGSRLLLSASLNTGATILDGDELGFWEWVNTAHMRVGFAF